A window of the Paenibacillus woosongensis genome harbors these coding sequences:
- a CDS encoding LTA synthase family protein: protein MSLVHRIRRIHTKPFVFFSIIMILKIYIAWLAIFDGVQPWGPLLKEIPFIWVTFSLIEWFSSKRKIGIYLAVNLLITAVLFAAIMYYKYYGVIVTYHALQQVNQVTAVKNSVFSLLSPHYLLIFLDIAVLAFWLMRKKRAHKLKSFFNLNRIRGSVAAVIFAVSLALCIFNIWPNRASMNEIKQAEQMGILNYETYAIFKSKESELTDKKEITQAKIDQIKGVTAPVAEPAHFGAAQGKNVIIIQMESFQNFLIDFKLSGREVTPTMNKLAKENTYFKHFYQMVGQGNTSDAEFVVNTSFYIPYNEAATQNYAYKQLPSLPKLLKDQGYDTATFHTNVVDFWNRRALYEALGFDRFYDKAFFGSEDTVFFGPSDEVLYKKTADEIQKMHDADRPFYAQVISMTAHHPFTLPEEKRLFPLPERYQDNMVGDYIQAQNYADQALGEFIDDLKQRGIWEDSIVIIYGDHLGLPMYSLDKQGLELMKEIYGKEYSYIDMINIPLIISAPNVSEPAVVNTIGGQVDVLPTLANLLGLSLDQHIHFGQDLFNQTYNLLPQRYYLPSGSFLNDKALFVPGIEYQDGIHFPYDGNGSQAAQNLSAQKEYDRALQLLHLSDSYVRQLPDVPAE from the coding sequence GTGTCCTTAGTACATCGCATTCGTCGAATCCATACGAAGCCGTTTGTTTTTTTCTCCATTATTATGATTTTGAAAATCTATATCGCTTGGCTCGCCATCTTCGACGGGGTACAGCCCTGGGGGCCATTGCTGAAGGAAATCCCGTTCATTTGGGTCACGTTCTCGCTGATCGAATGGTTCTCATCCAAGCGCAAAATCGGCATTTATCTCGCCGTTAATCTCCTGATTACGGCCGTTCTGTTCGCTGCGATTATGTATTACAAGTATTACGGCGTCATCGTTACTTATCACGCGCTGCAGCAGGTCAATCAGGTTACCGCGGTCAAGAACAGCGTCTTTTCATTGCTCTCTCCGCACTACCTGTTAATTTTTCTGGACATTGCGGTTTTGGCCTTCTGGCTGATGCGCAAAAAACGAGCCCACAAACTTAAAAGCTTCTTCAATTTAAATCGGATCAGAGGAAGCGTGGCTGCCGTAATCTTTGCGGTCTCCTTGGCGCTTTGCATCTTTAATATTTGGCCAAACCGGGCCAGCATGAACGAAATCAAGCAGGCGGAGCAAATGGGGATTCTCAACTACGAAACGTACGCCATTTTCAAAAGCAAGGAATCCGAGCTCACCGACAAGAAAGAAATTACGCAGGCTAAAATCGATCAGATTAAGGGCGTTACCGCTCCGGTTGCGGAGCCTGCTCATTTTGGGGCAGCCCAGGGCAAGAATGTGATCATCATTCAAATGGAATCGTTCCAGAATTTCCTGATCGATTTCAAGCTGAGCGGCCGGGAAGTGACTCCAACGATGAACAAGCTCGCCAAGGAAAATACTTATTTCAAGCATTTCTATCAAATGGTCGGGCAGGGCAACACTTCTGATGCCGAATTCGTGGTGAACACATCCTTCTATATTCCTTACAACGAAGCGGCTACGCAGAATTACGCCTACAAACAGCTCCCAAGTCTGCCGAAGCTGCTGAAAGACCAGGGCTACGATACGGCCACCTTCCATACGAATGTGGTTGACTTCTGGAACCGCCGTGCTTTGTACGAAGCGCTCGGATTTGACCGCTTCTATGATAAAGCGTTCTTCGGAAGCGAGGATACGGTCTTCTTCGGCCCTTCCGATGAGGTGCTGTACAAGAAAACAGCCGATGAAATTCAAAAAATGCATGACGCAGATCGTCCGTTTTACGCTCAGGTGATATCCATGACCGCACACCATCCGTTCACCCTGCCGGAGGAGAAGCGCTTATTCCCGCTCCCTGAGCGGTATCAGGACAACATGGTCGGCGACTATATTCAGGCGCAAAATTACGCAGATCAAGCGTTGGGCGAATTTATCGACGATCTGAAGCAGCGGGGCATCTGGGAGGACAGCATCGTTATCATTTATGGCGACCATCTCGGGCTGCCGATGTACTCCCTGGACAAACAAGGCCTGGAACTGATGAAGGAAATCTACGGCAAAGAATACAGCTATATCGACATGATTAACATTCCGCTGATCATTTCGGCGCCTAACGTTTCCGAGCCGGCAGTCGTCAATACGATCGGCGGTCAGGTCGACGTATTGCCAACTTTGGCGAATCTGCTCGGCCTATCACTGGACCAGCATATCCATTTTGGCCAGGATCTGTTTAACCAGACCTATAACCTTTTGCCGCAGCGCTACTATTTGCCTTCCGGGTCATTCCTGAATGATAAAGCTTTGTTCGTGCCAGGCATCGAGTATCAGGACGGAATCCATTTCCCTTATGACGGTAACGGATCTCAAGCTGCGCAAAATTTATCTGC
- a CDS encoding ECF transporter S component, producing MDIVLMAMLAAANAVMTVYLSPVNQALNSIGGPVLTSTITGLYMIYGLLAYYIIRKPGTAVITYSIGAVVQSFMGTAYGIVSCFAAAACYMVIAELIFAIFKYRNWGWPVMLLAGGAMVPIWFFVAAQMYGYTKWGMNILLIALVVRTLSGVVLCGLLTKLLGDALARSGLLRRFAVASKG from the coding sequence ATGGATATCGTGCTCATGGCGATGCTGGCCGCAGCGAATGCGGTCATGACGGTATATTTGTCTCCCGTCAATCAGGCGCTGAACAGTATTGGAGGGCCGGTGCTGACCTCCACGATAACCGGGCTATATATGATTTACGGGCTTCTTGCTTATTATATTATTCGTAAACCGGGAACCGCGGTCATTACATATAGCATTGGTGCGGTTGTTCAATCCTTCATGGGAACCGCCTACGGGATCGTTTCATGTTTTGCGGCTGCGGCCTGCTACATGGTTATTGCGGAGTTGATTTTCGCGATTTTCAAATACCGCAATTGGGGTTGGCCGGTGATGCTGCTGGCCGGGGGAGCGATGGTGCCGATTTGGTTTTTTGTCGCCGCGCAAATGTACGGATACACGAAATGGGGAATGAATATTCTGCTGATCGCCCTCGTTGTCCGCACGCTTAGCGGCGTAGTGCTGTGCGGCTTGCTCACTAAGCTGTTGGGAGACGCCTTGGCTCGAAGCGGGTTGCTCCGGCGCTTTGCTGTTGCCAGCAAGGGCTGA
- a CDS encoding energy-coupling factor transporter transmembrane component T family protein encodes MVTQHNRDSKFPLQRLDPLSKLIALFCLAILAMSIDRPFPQAVMLLFVLAAALAGAGMNAARLGRRALFIAGFGLPLFILTSISAAEGQVYFSLGPIPVTEGGVLYGAAITLRMMVLFLSSLIYIESTDPKDFIVIMAQCLKLPYRFLFGVSMALTFLPLLEAEAKISGAARRIRGGRAPVGMSERMQMWRSHLFSIFAGAIRRVQQTAGAMDGKGFGAYRNRTYLREVEMGVSGYVVSAASVAALLILMLV; translated from the coding sequence ATGGTGACGCAACACAACAGGGACAGCAAATTCCCGTTACAGCGGCTCGATCCGCTTAGCAAGCTGATCGCCCTGTTCTGCCTGGCTATTCTGGCGATGAGCATCGATCGGCCGTTTCCGCAGGCCGTGATGCTGCTGTTCGTACTGGCGGCGGCTTTGGCTGGAGCGGGCATGAATGCTGCGCGGCTTGGGCGGCGGGCCCTATTTATCGCAGGCTTCGGACTGCCGCTGTTTATTCTAACCTCGATATCTGCAGCGGAAGGACAAGTCTATTTCAGTCTGGGGCCGATTCCGGTTACGGAAGGCGGGGTGCTGTATGGGGCGGCGATTACACTGCGCATGATGGTTTTATTCCTCTCGTCGCTTATTTATATTGAATCCACGGACCCCAAGGATTTTATCGTCATTATGGCCCAGTGTCTAAAGCTGCCTTACCGCTTCCTGTTTGGCGTGTCGATGGCGCTTACGTTCCTGCCCCTGCTGGAGGCTGAGGCTAAAATTTCCGGGGCTGCACGCCGGATTCGCGGCGGACGTGCCCCCGTCGGTATGTCGGAACGTATGCAAATGTGGCGCAGCCATTTGTTCTCGATTTTTGCCGGGGCGATTCGCCGCGTGCAGCAGACCGCTGGGGCAATGGATGGCAAGGGTTTTGGGGCTTATAGAAACCGCACTTATCTTCGTGAGGTGGAGATGGGGGTAAGCGGCTATGTCGTTTCCGCAGCCAGCGTTGCAGCCCTGCTGATTCTGATGCTCGTTTAA
- a CDS encoding MarR family winged helix-turn-helix transcriptional regulator encodes MLKTEERGTDLSLHLYRVFAKSFKSVNEHAVTGSKIQGFNPTAFAVLEVLYYKGPQPIQQIGAKLLLQSGNVTYVIDKLEAAGYLQRQPCPRDRRVIFAELTPKGNELMNRLYPEFSERIDYALSGLNQEEKQLMITLLKKMGREAEKLAPLARK; translated from the coding sequence ATGTTGAAGACCGAGGAGCGCGGAACCGATTTATCACTGCACTTGTACCGGGTATTTGCCAAGTCTTTCAAAAGTGTCAATGAACATGCCGTAACGGGAAGCAAAATTCAAGGCTTCAATCCGACAGCCTTTGCCGTGCTGGAGGTACTCTACTACAAAGGGCCCCAGCCCATTCAGCAAATCGGGGCCAAGCTGCTGCTGCAAAGCGGCAACGTCACTTATGTCATCGACAAACTGGAGGCGGCGGGGTACTTGCAGCGTCAGCCTTGTCCGCGGGATCGGCGGGTCATCTTTGCCGAACTGACTCCGAAGGGAAATGAACTGATGAACAGGCTGTATCCGGAATTTTCCGAGCGGATTGATTATGCCCTGAGCGGTCTGAATCAGGAAGAGAAGCAGCTTATGATTACGCTGCTGAAGAAAATGGGCCGAGAGGCCGAGAAGCTCGCGCCTCTTGCCCGCAAATAA
- a CDS encoding MDR family MFS transporter, translating to MKRNYILGGLLLSTFLAAIEGTVIGPAGPRIVGELGGVALLSWVFTAYLLTMAVSTPIFGKMSDLYGRKPVFIIGSVLFLAGSLLSGLSQSMEQLILFRAVQGIGAGALIPVTFTIIGDIYSIEERAKVQGMISSVWGISSLVGPLLGGYVVDYFNWRWVFGFNVPFGLLSLIFIMKFLHENIEKRKVKIDISGAVTFTVGVTALLFGLATGGQQFAWTSPWLLAIMAVAVISLALFLIIENRAEEPLVPLKLFKVKDIAYSNLASLVGSALLIGLTSYLPLWVQGVLGKNATMSGLILAPMSIGWLFGSVYGARWIISKGSRYTSLSGMVMIAIGAAGIAFMTENTPLYLLLFFNAMYGVGFGLSFTVYTIIAQSSVGYSLRGASNALNTFTKSIGQTIGVAVFGTLINLRIVAQTSAGTPSGLEVSQDDINNLLSPEKVHGLSPELWSELKHVLQNSLHTLFIVMAVLAVAGVLSVFGLRNRAPQAAEEDHA from the coding sequence TTGAAACGAAATTATATTTTGGGCGGCTTATTGCTGTCCACGTTCCTTGCGGCCATCGAAGGCACCGTGATCGGGCCGGCCGGACCTAGGATTGTCGGCGAATTGGGCGGAGTGGCGCTGCTGAGCTGGGTATTTACTGCCTATCTGCTAACGATGGCTGTCTCCACGCCGATTTTCGGCAAAATGAGCGACCTTTATGGCAGAAAGCCCGTCTTTATTATCGGCTCCGTATTGTTTTTGGCGGGATCGTTGTTATCCGGACTCTCGCAGAGCATGGAACAGCTGATTTTGTTCCGTGCGGTGCAGGGGATCGGAGCCGGTGCACTGATTCCGGTCACGTTTACGATCATCGGCGACATTTATTCCATCGAGGAAAGAGCGAAGGTTCAGGGCATGATCAGCTCGGTATGGGGAATCTCCTCGCTCGTCGGCCCGCTGCTGGGCGGGTACGTCGTCGATTATTTCAATTGGCGGTGGGTGTTTGGCTTTAATGTCCCGTTCGGTCTGCTATCGTTAATATTTATAATGAAGTTTTTGCATGAGAACATTGAGAAGCGCAAGGTCAAAATCGATATAAGCGGTGCGGTCACCTTTACGGTAGGGGTCACGGCACTTTTGTTCGGGCTGGCTACGGGCGGACAGCAGTTTGCCTGGACTTCGCCGTGGCTATTGGCTATCATGGCTGTCGCGGTCATCTCTCTTGCTCTGTTTCTGATCATAGAGAACCGGGCGGAAGAGCCGCTTGTGCCGCTGAAGCTGTTTAAAGTCAAAGACATCGCTTACTCTAATCTCGCGAGTCTCGTAGGCAGCGCCCTGCTAATCGGCCTGACCTCCTATCTGCCCCTCTGGGTTCAGGGAGTGCTGGGGAAGAATGCCACGATGTCCGGGCTCATACTAGCACCGATGTCGATTGGCTGGCTGTTTGGCTCCGTATATGGCGCGCGCTGGATTATCAGCAAAGGCTCCCGCTACACCTCTTTGAGCGGCATGGTGATGATTGCCATCGGAGCGGCAGGAATCGCGTTTATGACGGAGAATACGCCGCTTTACCTGCTGCTGTTCTTCAACGCAATGTACGGCGTCGGCTTCGGCTTATCTTTTACGGTATATACGATCATTGCACAGTCATCGGTCGGCTACAGCTTGAGGGGAGCGTCGAACGCCCTCAACACGTTTACGAAATCGATCGGGCAGACGATCGGGGTTGCCGTGTTCGGCACGCTGATCAACTTGCGCATTGTGGCCCAGACTTCGGCTGGAACACCGTCCGGACTTGAGGTATCCCAAGACGACATCAACAACCTGCTGTCTCCGGAGAAGGTCCATGGGCTGTCACCGGAGCTGTGGAGCGAGCTCAAGCATGTGCTGCAAAATAGCCTGCACACGCTGTTCATCGTCATGGCCGTGCTGGCGGTTGCCGGGGTGCTCTCGGTATTCGGGCTGAGAAACCGCGCGCCTCAAGCTGCCGAAGAGGATCATGCATAA
- a CDS encoding GNAT family N-acetyltransferase — protein sequence MYRCGGHIPVIESERLRLRRMEQSDAERMFLFWSDPEVVKYMNVPPFASVEDTLEMIQLLNGLSESEDTLRWGIELKEEGQLIGSCGFNVWELSGAYRGEIGYDLGREYWGFGYMSEAMRMLLSYGYQTIGLNRIEALVDPRNAASKRLLQAFDFTEEGLLRQYQKTEEGFVDLLMFSLLRQEYYSGGKAW from the coding sequence ATGTACAGATGCGGGGGGCATATCCCTGTCATTGAGAGCGAAAGGCTTCGCCTGAGAAGGATGGAGCAGTCGGATGCGGAGCGGATGTTCCTATTCTGGAGCGATCCTGAGGTTGTTAAATACATGAACGTTCCGCCGTTTGCTTCGGTGGAGGATACTCTGGAAATGATTCAACTGCTTAACGGGCTGTCGGAAAGCGAGGACACCTTGCGCTGGGGAATCGAACTGAAGGAGGAAGGACAGTTGATCGGCAGCTGCGGTTTTAACGTTTGGGAGCTGTCGGGGGCTTACCGCGGGGAAATCGGATATGATCTCGGCCGCGAATATTGGGGATTCGGCTATATGTCCGAAGCGATGCGCATGCTGCTGTCATACGGTTATCAGACGATAGGCCTGAATAGGATCGAAGCGCTGGTGGATCCGCGCAATGCCGCTTCCAAAAGACTGCTGCAAGCCTTTGATTTCACTGAGGAAGGGCTGCTGCGGCAGTACCAGAAAACGGAGGAAGGCTTCGTGGATCTATTGATGTTCTCGCTGCTTAGGCAGGAATACTATTCAGGGGGGAAAGCATGGTGA
- a CDS encoding alpha/beta hydrolase: MVYTVLVAIVLVVILAASFLTRFGFRQITQMKLQTYENIFDYLEKTGIYSRERFETLDKKEVKVTSKDGLSLSGYVLDTDPDSKKWVIIVHGYTVSSHVSAQYVDMFQQEGFNVLLIDQRRHGNSEGTYTTYGYHEKYDVQTWVNWLLDHYGRNITIGLHGQSFGGGTVLEYLSIAHPNVKFVIADCPYSDLTELMRYQLQVLNKIPAFPLLSLIDRQLERKAGFRLKQVSPLKAVEQSSLPVMFVHGTEDRYVPTHMSKDLYEHKPEPKRLLLVDGAVHADAYSVDPKRYSEEVHSFIREALATPAAKSCLPSI, encoded by the coding sequence ATGGTTTACACCGTACTAGTCGCTATTGTACTGGTAGTTATACTGGCTGCCAGTTTCTTGACGCGTTTTGGCTTTCGCCAAATTACGCAGATGAAATTGCAGACATACGAGAATATATTCGATTACCTGGAGAAGACAGGAATTTATTCGCGGGAGCGTTTTGAAACACTCGACAAAAAGGAAGTGAAAGTCACCTCCAAAGACGGGCTTTCCTTGAGCGGCTACGTTCTAGACACCGATCCTGATTCGAAAAAATGGGTGATTATTGTCCATGGCTACACCGTATCTTCGCATGTATCTGCGCAGTACGTGGACATGTTCCAACAGGAGGGGTTCAATGTCCTCCTCATTGACCAGCGCCGGCACGGCAACAGCGAGGGAACATACACCACCTATGGATACCACGAAAAATACGATGTGCAGACCTGGGTCAACTGGCTGCTGGACCATTACGGCCGCAACATTACGATCGGCCTGCACGGCCAATCCTTTGGCGGAGGTACCGTTCTGGAGTATCTCTCCATTGCGCATCCCAACGTCAAATTCGTAATCGCGGATTGTCCATACTCCGATTTAACGGAGCTGATGCGCTATCAATTGCAGGTACTAAACAAAATCCCCGCCTTCCCGCTCCTCTCCCTGATTGACAGGCAGCTGGAACGGAAGGCGGGGTTTAGGTTAAAACAGGTAAGTCCGCTTAAAGCGGTTGAGCAAAGCTCTCTACCCGTTATGTTCGTGCATGGTACGGAAGACCGGTATGTACCTACCCACATGAGTAAAGATCTCTATGAACATAAGCCGGAGCCCAAAAGATTGCTGCTTGTGGATGGAGCAGTGCATGCGGACGCCTACAGCGTCGATCCGAAACGGTATTCGGAGGAAGTGCATTCCTTTATCCGCGAAGCGCTGGCTACTCCAGCCGCAAAATCCTGTTTGCCAAGCATTTGA
- a CDS encoding aspartyl-phosphate phosphatase Spo0E family protein yields the protein MAYEALKSMGRATNRPKVSGELMDTIEHLRAELMNAAGNSNFSSEAVLELSQRLDKYIVQAQNQMLGKQDFAAGVASASRIKECTSSEYRFGSTL from the coding sequence ATGGCTTACGAGGCACTGAAGAGCATGGGCCGGGCCACCAATCGCCCCAAAGTCAGCGGGGAACTGATGGACACCATCGAGCACCTGCGAGCGGAGTTAATGAATGCTGCTGGAAATAGCAATTTTAGCAGTGAAGCGGTGCTGGAATTAAGCCAGCGCCTCGATAAATATATCGTACAAGCTCAGAATCAAATGCTTGGCAAACAGGATTTTGCGGCTGGAGTAGCCAGCGCTTCGCGGATAAAGGAATGCACTTCCTCCGAATACCGTTTCGGATCGACGCTGTAG
- a CDS encoding ABC transporter ATP-binding protein has translation MDTAALELRGVTFRYEAGGKPAVENVTLAIRTGEWVAITGHSGSGKSTIAQLFSGYLPRAGGGCREGVLLVDGLDPAEATIAEVVQRIGIVFQDPDAQLVQGRVEDEVAFGPENLCLDVAQVDERVTDALAAVDLAERRHDSVHALSGGQRQRTAIAAVLALAPPVLVFDEPVASLDATARRRFLALLRQLHGEGRTIVTVSGRLDELAQAAPRLIVMDGGSVALDGPTAALLSTQRTRLAELGVLPQEALGAAPGALPQAEELPLRAAPVAISPAAAYRRQHESASAPLLQIQGLSFAYGKAGPAVLQDVNLTLGAGEWRLLCGDNGSGKTTLSRLLMGLLSPPRGTIWWGGKDAAKLKLYDLAADIGYVFQQPEHQFVAATVLEELLYGPRFQLRLKPGEQLPQHVAERAAELLQLIGLAGRADDSPYLLSGGEKRLLSAAAAMIVPKKLYILDEPTAGADYRGARILAELCRRSVDEGASVIIITHEPECFAGEDLSIWTMEKGRLRA, from the coding sequence ATGGATACAGCGGCATTGGAGCTGCGGGGCGTCACCTTTCGCTATGAGGCGGGCGGGAAGCCGGCGGTAGAGAATGTTACTTTGGCAATCCGCACCGGGGAGTGGGTTGCGATTACCGGCCACAGCGGGAGCGGGAAATCGACGATCGCTCAGCTGTTCAGCGGCTACTTGCCGCGGGCGGGCGGGGGATGCCGCGAAGGCGTTCTGCTAGTGGACGGGCTTGATCCGGCCGAGGCCACCATTGCTGAGGTGGTACAGCGTATCGGGATCGTGTTCCAGGATCCCGACGCTCAGCTGGTGCAGGGCCGGGTGGAGGACGAGGTCGCCTTCGGCCCCGAGAATCTGTGCTTGGACGTGGCCCAGGTCGATGAACGGGTCACGGACGCGCTTGCCGCGGTGGATCTCGCTGAGCGGCGCCATGACAGCGTTCATGCGCTGTCAGGCGGCCAGCGGCAGCGGACGGCCATCGCGGCCGTGCTGGCGCTGGCGCCGCCGGTGCTCGTGTTCGACGAGCCGGTGGCGAGTCTGGACGCGACAGCGCGGCGGCGGTTTTTGGCTCTGCTGCGCCAGCTGCATGGGGAGGGCCGGACGATCGTTACGGTGTCCGGCCGGCTTGACGAGCTGGCGCAGGCGGCGCCGCGGCTCATTGTGATGGACGGCGGCAGCGTCGCGCTCGACGGGCCGACGGCAGCGCTGCTGAGCACGCAGCGTACGCGCCTGGCCGAGCTGGGCGTGCTGCCGCAGGAGGCTTTGGGAGCTGCGCCAGGGGCGCTGCCGCAAGCAGAGGAGCTGCCATTAAGGGCAGCCCCCGTCGCCATAAGCCCAGCCGCAGCTTACCGCCGCCAGCACGAATCGGCAAGCGCGCCGCTGCTTCAGATCCAAGGCCTGTCCTTTGCCTATGGCAAAGCCGGGCCGGCGGTGCTGCAGGATGTGAACCTGACGCTAGGCGCCGGGGAGTGGCGCTTGCTCTGCGGGGACAATGGTTCAGGCAAGACGACATTGTCCAGGCTGCTTATGGGTCTTCTATCTCCTCCCCGTGGAACGATATGGTGGGGAGGGAAGGACGCTGCGAAGCTGAAGCTGTACGACCTCGCCGCAGATATCGGATATGTCTTTCAGCAGCCGGAGCACCAGTTCGTGGCTGCTACGGTGCTGGAGGAGCTTCTGTACGGCCCGCGCTTTCAGCTCCGCCTGAAGCCGGGGGAGCAGCTGCCGCAGCATGTCGCCGAACGTGCCGCGGAGCTTCTGCAGCTGATCGGGCTTGCCGGGCGAGCCGATGATTCCCCGTATCTGCTCAGCGGCGGAGAGAAGCGCCTGCTCAGCGCGGCTGCAGCGATGATTGTGCCGAAGAAGCTGTATATACTGGATGAACCTACCGCCGGGGCGGATTACAGGGGAGCCAGGATTCTGGCTGAATTATGCCGGCGCTCAGTGGATGAGGGAGCATCTGTCATTATCATTACCCATGAGCCCGAATGCTTTGCGGGTGAGGATTTATCGATCTGGACGATGGAGAAGGGCAGGCTGCGGGCGTAG
- a CDS encoding endonuclease MutS2 encodes MEQFTLGMLEYESIKEEMASYAVSYEGRLRIQKLVPMERRAQIEQAIEETAEAKELLLTGASVPLPSLEGIDTVMSLLGTGYLFTEKDFTAIQTFLYSCGQLKKYMASKGALAPRIGLYAASLYELAQLQQEILRCIRHGAILDGASRDLDRIRRRMGMLKEKVQKKLQAVMSRHASILQENLVSMRGGRYVIPVKKDYYKQVKGRTLDQSTSGQTVFVEPDEVASLQAELEVLAGDEAREEAKILGYLTELVEREAHELSQNIEITGTYDFIFAKAKYAVAIGGTAVRISENGASRITGARHPHLLKTMVPLDLEIGSAYRTLIITGPNTGGKTVVLKTFGLLALMVQSGLLVPVGTNSSFAIYSRIMAVIGDGQNLEQSLSTFSAQIRSLVHMIQEAGPDALLLIDELAAGTDPGEGIALSMAILEELSRRGATVLVTTHFNELKTFASHTEGFQNARMEFDPETLMPLYRLTIGQAGQSYAIEIASNLGIYSGVIERAREMAAQQEGAASAGGLLDGQEYWPCNKNTKKESEAETEHHEDGYTNSEAEEDRQETNAGYTEENCSAIGKSSSDEAAAEKPQRSVFEVGDAVWVTAYGKIGIVFAAEDSRGQVGVMIQKQKCKVNRKRLKPYIKKEELYPEDYDMDIVFETKENRKKSKLMRKRHVEGLEIVRRPEDD; translated from the coding sequence GTGGAACAATTTACACTCGGCATGCTGGAATACGAGAGCATTAAGGAGGAAATGGCCAGCTACGCGGTCTCCTATGAAGGGCGGCTGCGCATTCAAAAGCTGGTTCCGATGGAACGGAGAGCGCAAATCGAGCAGGCGATTGAGGAGACGGCGGAAGCCAAGGAACTGCTCTTGACGGGGGCAAGCGTTCCGCTGCCTTCGCTGGAGGGCATTGATACGGTCATGTCCTTGCTCGGTACAGGTTATCTGTTCACGGAGAAGGATTTTACCGCGATTCAGACGTTTCTGTACAGCTGCGGCCAGCTAAAGAAGTACATGGCCTCCAAAGGAGCGCTCGCACCGCGGATTGGCTTATATGCCGCCTCACTGTACGAGCTGGCCCAGCTTCAGCAGGAAATACTGCGCTGCATCCGGCATGGCGCCATTCTTGATGGGGCGAGCCGCGACCTGGACCGAATTCGCCGGAGGATGGGAATGCTGAAGGAGAAAGTCCAGAAGAAGCTGCAGGCAGTCATGTCCAGGCATGCTTCCATTTTGCAAGAAAATCTGGTCAGCATGCGGGGCGGACGGTATGTGATCCCTGTAAAGAAGGATTACTACAAACAGGTCAAGGGAAGGACGCTGGATCAATCCACGAGCGGGCAGACGGTGTTCGTGGAGCCGGATGAAGTCGCATCGCTGCAGGCCGAGCTGGAGGTGCTGGCAGGAGACGAGGCGCGTGAGGAAGCGAAAATACTGGGGTATTTGACAGAGCTTGTAGAGAGGGAGGCCCACGAGCTGTCGCAAAATATTGAGATCACGGGGACGTATGACTTCATTTTCGCCAAAGCGAAATATGCGGTTGCCATCGGGGGAACGGCGGTCCGGATCAGTGAAAACGGAGCCAGCAGAATTACCGGAGCCCGGCATCCGCATCTGCTCAAAACGATGGTGCCCCTGGATCTGGAAATCGGCTCTGCCTACAGGACGCTTATTATTACCGGTCCGAACACGGGCGGCAAAACCGTTGTGCTGAAAACCTTCGGTCTGCTCGCATTAATGGTGCAATCGGGCCTGCTTGTCCCTGTGGGGACCAATAGCAGCTTTGCCATTTACAGCCGCATTATGGCTGTGATCGGCGATGGCCAAAATTTAGAGCAGTCCTTAAGCACCTTCTCCGCGCAAATCCGCAGTCTCGTCCATATGATACAGGAAGCGGGTCCGGACGCGCTGCTGCTGATCGATGAGCTGGCTGCGGGAACCGACCCTGGAGAGGGCATCGCCTTATCGATGGCGATTCTCGAGGAGCTTAGCCGCAGGGGGGCGACTGTCCTGGTTACGACGCATTTTAACGAGCTGAAGACGTTCGCTTCGCATACGGAAGGCTTCCAGAACGCGCGAATGGAATTTGACCCGGAGACACTGATGCCGCTGTATCGCCTGACGATTGGCCAGGCGGGACAGAGCTATGCGATCGAAATCGCCAGTAACCTCGGAATCTATTCCGGCGTTATTGAGCGTGCAAGGGAAATGGCGGCTCAGCAGGAAGGCGCTGCATCAGCTGGGGGATTGCTAGATGGACAGGAATACTGGCCGTGTAATAAAAATACCAAGAAAGAATCCGAAGCAGAGACAGAGCACCATGAGGACGGGTATACGAATTCTGAGGCAGAAGAAGACCGGCAAGAGACAAATGCAGGATATACGGAAGAAAATTGTAGCGCAATTGGCAAATCCTCCTCAGATGAAGCCGCTGCTGAAAAACCGCAACGCTCCGTGTTTGAAGTTGGGGACGCTGTGTGGGTCACCGCTTACGGTAAAATTGGCATCGTCTTCGCGGCAGAGGATAGCCGGGGGCAGGTCGGCGTCATGATTCAAAAGCAGAAGTGCAAAGTGAACAGGAAGCGCCTGAAGCCGTATATCAAGAAGGAGGAGCTGTATCCGGAAGACTATGATATGGATATTGTCTTTGAGACGAAGGAGAACAGGAAGAAAAGCAAACTGATGCGGAAGAGGCATGTGGAGGGGCTGGAGATTGTCCGCCGGCCGGAGGATGATTAA